In a single window of the Papaver somniferum cultivar HN1 chromosome 8, ASM357369v1, whole genome shotgun sequence genome:
- the LOC113303434 gene encoding zinc finger MYM-type protein 1-like gives MERYFKRKPESELSTPPKKDSKKTCAELNSDDLPAAADPLLLVPKQRKEPVLLVPLSEYDPTDVADHQTTSSRNTCLEFNPADLPTDPALRIPISEYDPDIRDQVRRAYLKKGPCQPRNHNFPFKNFGKNYSNSRRFNPAWFSEYPNWLEYSITKDAAFCLFCYLFKPNNGKQAGGDVFVDEGFSNWKKKERLQKHVGGENSAHNQAWNDCQALLDEYQTILDDVSLDTLRLLLRQGLPIHGQLENEGNDGNFLELLQFLYNSHEDAKPVGLETALENSKSITTDVQKDIVSVISDEIVRTITKDIGDRLFSILLDDHNVHSEDKISVVFRYVDKGNVVERFVLIDHVAKITASFLKTSVDKFFSEYGLCISRLRGQGYDGESNCRGELHGLKSLILKENECAYYIHCFANKLQSILVSVGTEQFEVYNLFKSVAKLVDIVGAVAKRYANLQERDVVLAFEELKNSGFLYETKIKAFAFIGDSNLETTLIWSSVACEDSHYNTLSILITMFASVVDVLDVIERDGYSGDDKFNASGVLDTIFSFPFVFSLHLMKTILGITSDLSKALQRRDQDLVNAMKLVKLCKEQLQMMRDNGWDSLFKEVCSFCDNHQMEIPNMDDIVPRQVRCRRSDETQEITNMHYYHVELFQAVLNMILQELNNRFSETDTELLLCIACLSPSDSFSAFNKQQLIRLAQFYPVDFSAAEIMTLADQLESYISDVRSDVRFSELNGIADLAQKMVETEKDNVYNLVYLLLTLALILPVATAKEQRVFSSINREKVRVETDLEDEWMSDRLIPYIESDILNSLDNETIVRRVENLKLSKRDIVALN, from the coding sequence ATGGAGAGATATTTCAAAAGGAAGCCTGAATCCGAATTATCGACGCCACCGAAAAAGGATTCTAAGAAAACATGTGCTGAACTCAATTCGGACGaccttcctgctgctgctgatccGCTATTACTAGTTCCCAAACAAAGAAAAGAGCCGGTGTTACTAGTTCCTCTTTCAGAATACGATCCTACTGATGTTGCAGATCATCAAACAACAAGCTCGAGAAATACTTGTTTGGAGTTTAATCCTGCAGATCTTCCTACTGATCCCGCGTTAAGAATTCCAATTTCAGAATATGATCCTGATATTCGAGATCAAGTTAGAAGAGCTTACTTGAAAAAGGGTCCTTGTCAGCCTCGTAACCATAATTTTCCTTTTAAGAATTTTGGGAAGAACTACTCAAACTCTAGGAGGTTTAATCCTGCTTGGTTTAGTGAATATCCTAACTGGTTGGAGTATAGCATTACAAAGGATGCTgcattttgtttgttttgttatctATTTAAACCAAACAATGGTAAACAAGCAGGTGGCGatgtctttgttgatgaaggGTTTTCTAattggaaaaagaaagaaaggttACAGAAGCAtgtaggaggtgaaaacagtgcTCACAACCAAGCTTGGAACGATTGTCAAGCTTTGTTAGATGAATACCAGACTATTTTGGATGATGTGTCCCTTGATACGCTGCGTTTGCTACTTCGTCAAGGGCTTCCTATTCATGGCCAGCTTGAAAATGAAGGTAATGATGGAAATTTCCTTGAATTGTTACAGTTTCTTTATAACAGTCACGAAGATGCAAAACCAGTCGGATTGGAAACTGCTCTCGAGAATTCAAAATCGATAACCACTGATGTTCAGAAGGACATTGTAAGTGTTATTTCAGATGAAATTGTCCGTACAATTACTAAAGATATTGGTGACAGACTGTTTTCCATTCTTTTGGATGACCATAACGTACATTCAGAGGATAAGATAAGCGTTGTATTTCGTTATGTGGATAAGGGTAATGTAGTTGAGCGGTTTGTGCTTATTGATCATGTTGCCAAGATTACTGCTTCATTTCTCAAGACGTCTGTGGATAAGTTCTTTTCGGAGTATGGATTGTGCATATCTAGGTTGCGAGGTCAAGGGTATGATGGAGAGAGTAACTGTCGAGGTGAGCTTCATGGTCTTAAATCTCTTATTCTGAAGGAAAATGAGTGTGCCTATTACATTCATTGCTTTGCTAATAAACTTCAGTCAATTCTTGTTTCTGTGGGAACGGAACAATTTGAAGTTTACAATTTGTTCAAATCGGTTGCAAAATTGGTGGATATTGTAGGAGCAGTAGCTAAACGTTATGCTAATCTTCAAGAGAGAGATGTTGTTCTAGCTTTTGAGGAACTCAAGAATAGTGGTTTTTTATATGAAACGAAGATAAAAGCGTTCGCGTTCATAGGAGACTCAAATCTGGAAACTACTCTTATATGGTCTAGTGTTGCATGTGAGGATTCTCACTACAACACCTTAAGCATCTTAATTACCATGTTTGCATCTGTAGTGGATGTTCTTGATGTTATCGAAAGGGATGGATACAGTGGTGATGACAAGTTTAATGCGTCAGGTGTCTTGGATACTATCTTTTCATTTCCTTTTGTTTTCAGTCTACATTTGATGAAAACTATACTAGGAATCACAAGTGATTTGTCAAAAGCATTACAGAGGAGAGACCAAGATCTTGTGAATGCCATGAAACTAGTTAAACTATGTAAGGAACAACTTCAAATGATGAGGGATAATGGTTGGGATTCTCTATTCAAAGAAGTTTGTTCTTTCTGTGACAATCATCAAATGGAAATTCCAAATATGGACGATATAGTTCCCAGACAGGTGCGGTGTCGAAGAAGCGATGAAACTCAAGAGATCACGAACATGCATTATTATCACGTTGAGTTATTCCAAGCTGTCTTAAATATGATACTTCAAGAGCTAAATAATCGATTCTCCGAGACGGACACTGAGTTGCTTCTTTGCATCGCATGTTTGAGCCCAAGTGATTCGTTCTCTGCATTCAACAAACAACAGTTGATTCGCCTTGCTCAGTTTTATCCTGTAGACTTCTCTGCTGCTGAAATCATGACACTTGCAGATCAACTTGAAAGCTATATATCTGATGTGCGCTCCGATGTCCGGTTTTCAGAACTGAATGGGATTGCTGATCTTGCACAGAAAATGGTTGAAACAGAAAAGGACAATGTTTACAATCTAGTGTACTTGCTTCTGACACTGGCACTAATCCTCCCAGTTGCAACTGCCAAGGAACAGAGGGTCTTTTCTTCTATTAACCGTGAGAAGGTAAGGGTAGAAACTGATCTAGAAGATGAATGGATGAGTGATCGCTTGATCCCATACATTGAGAGTGATATTCTTAATAGCCTTGACAATGAGACTATTGTGCGCCGAGTTGAAAATCTGAAACTTAGTAAAAGGGATATTGTAGCTTTAAATTGA
- the LOC113306175 gene encoding peroxidase 40-like yields MMMTVLLCVFLLFASISKYPLAQIDATPLQVNWYQDTCPDAERIIYAWVQKVVTDEPPMAASLLRLHFHDCFVNGCDASVLLDDTDTLTGEKNADPNVNSLRGFLVIDAIKSDLEFVCPGIVSCADILATVARDSVVLSNGPGWDVQMGRKDSLTASFNDTNNNLPFPKEDLNALITKFQKVGLDIVDMVSLSGAHTIGQARCSTFNATLQDRSSSAEPGDLDFLASLTQFCSNSPDSDNPLAPFDLVTPATFDNQYFINLLSGEAVLPSDHALVAGNSPTLEIVEVYARDQQSFFTDFTRSMLRMGSLIPLTGENGQIRRNCRVIN; encoded by the exons ATGATGATGACAGTTTTACTTTGTGTTTTTCTCTTGTTTGCTTCCATATCTAAGTACCCTCTTGCACAAATTGATGCCACTCCTCTCCAAGTAAATTGGTATCAAGATACTTGTCCTGATGCAGAACGGATCATCTATGCATGGGTGCAGAAAGTTGTGACTGATGAACCGCCGATGGCGGCGTCACTTCTTCGCCTCCATTTTCATGACTGCTTTGTCAAT GGTTGTGATGCTTCTGTTTTGTTAGATGATACAGATACGTTAACTGGCGAAAAGAATGCAGATCCTAATGTCAATTCTCTGAGAGGGTTTTTGGTGATCGACGCAATAAAAAGTGACCTTGAGTTTGTGTGTCCTGGGATAGTTTCATGTGCTGACATTCTAGCAACTGTGGCGCGAGACTCTGTCGTTCTG TCTAACGGACCAGGGTGGGATGTTCAGATGGGAAGAAAAGATAGCTTGACTGCTAGCTTTAACGATACAAATAACAACCTTCCATTCCCAAAAGAAGACTTGAACGCCCTCATCACCAAATTCCAAAAAGTTGGCCTTGACATAGTGGACATGGTTTCTCTCTCAG GTGCACACACAATTGGTCAAGCTAGGTGCTCAACTTTCAACGCCACTCTCCAGGATCGTAGTAGCTCTGCTGAACCAGGCGACCTAGATTTTCTAGCATCTCTAACACAGTTTTGCTCCAACTCTCCGGATAGCGACAATCCTCTAGCACCTTTCGACCTGGTGACGCCAGCAACATTTGATAATCAGTACTTTATTAACCTCCTATCAGGCGAAGCTGTTCTACCATCTGATCATGCCCTTGTAGCTGGAAACAGTCCTACACTGGAAATTGTTGAAGTATATGCACGCGACCAACAGTCTTTTTTCACGGATTTCACAAGATCAATGCTTAGAATGGGAAGCTTGATTCCACTTACGGGAGAAAACGGTCAGATCCGCCGCAACTGCAGGGTCATTAACTAA
- the LOC113306176 gene encoding mavicyanin-like, with amino-acid sequence MTNQETLRKQSFRINGTIIVAALNVSSSTASTYDVGDTSGWTTMGNIDYNKWSSSKSIHVGDTIRFVYNPKYHNVLQVTSQDYESCTTTSPLATYTTGNDSIQIKGDDTHYYFICGVPGHCKIGQKVDIQVSDSLGQATKSRSSCYSDPCTSTPTPSFPRTPYFPTPSFRPPPSSMIFSPPTTTSSAFKFLSSSLFIGLTGVTVVFLMH; translated from the exons ATGACGAACCAAGAAACTTTAAGGAAGCAAAGCTTTCGCATAAATGGTACAA TTATAGTTGCAGCTCTCAATGTTTCTTCATCAACGGCTTCAACTTATGATGTTGGCGACACTTCTGGTTGGACCACCATGGGTAATATCGATTACAATAAGTGGTCTTCCTCCAAATCTATTCATGTTGGAGACACAATCC GTTTTGTCTACAACCCAAAATACCACAATGTCTTGCAAGTGACATCTCAAGATTATGAATCGTGTACCACAACATCTCCATTAGCTACCTACACTACAGGGAATGACTCTATTCAGATAAAGGGAGATGATACTCACTACTATTTCATCTGCGGTGTCCCTGGTCACTGCAAGATTGGTCAGAAGGTTGACATTCAAGTTTCTGATTCTCTTGGACAAGCAACCAAGAGTCGATCTAGTTGTTATTCAGATCCTTGTACTTCAACTCCTACCCCTTCATTTCCCAGAACCCCTTATTTTCCAACCCCTTCATTTCGTCCCCCACCTTCATCTATGATATTTAGTCCACCCACAACTACATCTTCTGCATTTAAATTTCTTTCCAGCAGTCTTTTTATTGGTTTAACAGGTGTCACTGTCGTGTTTCTGATGCATTAG